In Necator americanus strain Aroian chromosome IV, whole genome shotgun sequence, the following proteins share a genomic window:
- a CDS encoding hypothetical protein (NECATOR_CHRIV.G16545.T1) — protein MQRSRVHQGISKSSGNRNQRSVQTKEEIEHLHCEFKQYYTEIKGHTRSLNENVHSIKEELRRDFKQGFAEIDKRITNQNENTQSIKEELCRDFKQYFVELNKRITNQSENINSMRENLHREFGQCRKEIKEQIRDQSDSIKGSIELTKNSLETRVATLPSHAPKTDQEPTMPKEVASEGTTTKNWTEDPNSENQDPIRQRNDEEEEVGEDLLDLGDEYECREQKDASEKVSTYTNENIRQKREHAEKERREQLDERRDRIEEFLKYNRDVPEKMIRRLNYIRSEERFLTCSFCLAKGEHYSDSCPEYATVDTRSRRA, from the coding sequence ATGCAGAGAAGTCGAGTTCATCAAGGAATTTCGAAGTCAAGTGGAAACCGAAATCAGAGAAGCGTCCAGaccaaagaagaaatagagcaTCTCCATTGCGAATTTAAACAGTATTATACGGAAATTAAGGGACATACCCGTAGCCTGAACGAAAACGTTCATAGCATTAAGGAAGAACTTCGTCGAGATTTCAAACAAGGCTTTGCCGAAATCGATAAACGGATTACTAATCAGAACGAAAACACTCAAAGCATCAAGGAGGAACTTTGCCGTGACTTCAAACAATACTTCGTCGAACTCAATAAAAGGATTACTAACCAGAGCGAAAATATCAATAGCATGCGGGAAAATCTCCACCGCGAGTTTGGGCAATGTcgtaaagaaataaaggagCAGATTCGTGACCAAAGCGATAGCATAAAGGGAAGCATTGAATTGACCAAAAATTCGCTTGAAACACGGGTGGCAACTCTTCCCTCTCACGCACCGAAAACAGATCAAGAGCCAACCATGCCGAAAGAAGTGGCATCGGAAGGGACAACAACCAAAAACTGGACAGAGGACCCTAATTCGGAAAATCAAGATCCTATAAGACAAAGAAATGACGAAGAGGAGGAAGTCGGAGAAGACCTCTTGGATCTAGGTGACGAATACGAATGTAGAGAGCAGAAGGATGCAAGCGAAAAAGTTTCAACCTATACAAATGAAAACATTCGACAAAAAAGGGAACATGCAGAGAAGGAACGGAGAGAACAATTAGATGAACGAAGAGACAGAATCGAGGAGTTCCTCAAATACAATAGGGACGTACCAGAAAAGATGATTCGACGGCTTAATTACATTCGATCGGAAGAGCGCTTCCTAACATGCTCATTCTGTTTAGCCA